The following coding sequences lie in one Streptococcus suis genomic window:
- a CDS encoding CCA tRNA nucleotidyltransferase produces the protein MKLNNLPSEFQEALPILEKIKAAGYEAYFVGGSVRDAILGRPIHDVDIATSSYPQETKQIFSRTIDVGIEHGTVLVLEGKKEYEITTFRTEEEYVDFRRPSQVSFVRSLEEDLKRRDFTVNAFALDEEAQIIDLFDGMTDLENRILRAVGIPAERFNEDALRIMRGFRFAATLDFEIEPTTFIAMVETAPLLEKISVERSFIEFDKLLMADFWRKGLRAMIDSKAYDFLPDLAGKSDELETMLTSLTEEFRFSTSEQAWAMLFVCLGIDNIKSFLKKWKTSNDFQRSVVKLVEIYQLRQAGPVTKQICFKYGKDLLYLVEELRQAQGLDTDFDGIDCIDQSLTIHDKHEIVVNGGHLMQAFDLKPGPVLGNLLKQVEYEIVEGNLPNEEQAIMTFVKGILENE, from the coding sequence ATGAAATTAAACAATCTGCCTTCTGAGTTTCAGGAGGCTTTGCCGATTTTAGAGAAAATTAAAGCAGCTGGTTACGAGGCTTACTTTGTTGGTGGCTCCGTGCGTGATGCCATTCTCGGTAGGCCTATTCATGATGTCGATATTGCGACATCCAGCTACCCTCAGGAAACGAAACAAATCTTTTCACGGACTATTGATGTCGGAATTGAACACGGTACGGTGCTAGTATTAGAGGGGAAAAAGGAGTATGAAATTACCACCTTTCGGACAGAGGAGGAGTATGTGGACTTCCGTAGGCCGAGTCAGGTTTCCTTTGTGCGTTCCTTGGAAGAGGACCTCAAACGCCGAGACTTCACGGTCAACGCTTTTGCCCTTGATGAAGAAGCACAGATTATTGACCTCTTTGATGGGATGACCGACTTGGAAAACCGTATCCTGCGTGCTGTAGGCATCCCTGCTGAGCGTTTCAACGAAGATGCCCTCCGTATCATGCGTGGATTTCGCTTTGCAGCGACCTTGGACTTTGAGATTGAGCCGACGACATTTATAGCTATGGTTGAAACCGCACCGCTCTTGGAAAAAATCTCTGTAGAACGCAGTTTTATCGAGTTTGATAAACTCTTGATGGCGGATTTTTGGCGAAAAGGCTTGCGCGCTATGATTGATTCCAAGGCTTATGATTTCTTGCCTGATTTAGCTGGAAAAAGTGATGAATTAGAGACCATGCTAACAAGTCTGACAGAGGAATTTCGCTTTTCGACTTCTGAACAAGCTTGGGCCATGCTCTTTGTCTGCCTAGGTATTGATAACATCAAGTCCTTCCTGAAAAAATGGAAAACCAGCAATGATTTCCAACGCAGCGTGGTCAAGTTGGTAGAGATTTATCAGCTTCGCCAAGCAGGACCTGTTACCAAGCAAATCTGTTTCAAGTATGGCAAAGACCTCTTGTACTTGGTAGAGGAACTCCGTCAGGCACAGGGCTTGGATACGGATTTTGATGGAATTGACTGCATTGATCAATCCCTGACCATCCATGACAAGCATGAAATTGTGGTTAATGGAGGACATCTGATGCAGGCATTTGACCTCAAACCAGGTCCAGTTTTGGGAAATCTACTCAAGCAGGTTGAGTATGAGATCGTTGAGGGAAATTTGCCTAATGAAGAGCAAGCGATTATGACATTTGTGAAAGGAATCTTAGAGAATGAGTGA
- a CDS encoding 4-hydroxy-tetrahydrodipicolinate reductase translates to MTIKVIIAGFKGKMGSTAVEMVKGDAALSLAALVDPFATETEVDGVPVFKTKEEVASLEADVWVDFTTPKFAYENTRFALENGFAPVVGTTGFTPEEIEELTALSAEKGLGGLIAPNFAIGAILLMQFAAQAAKYFPNLEIIELHHDKKKDAPSGTAVKTAELISQVRQSQTQGAADEEELIAGARGAEFDGFRIHSVRLPGLVAHQEVIFGAQGEGLTIRHDSYDRISFMGGVNLGIKEVVKRSQLVYGLEHLL, encoded by the coding sequence ATGACAATTAAGGTAATTATCGCAGGATTTAAAGGGAAAATGGGCTCAACAGCTGTTGAGATGGTCAAAGGCGACGCAGCACTTAGTCTGGCTGCCTTGGTGGATCCCTTTGCGACAGAAACAGAAGTAGATGGTGTTCCTGTTTTCAAGACCAAAGAAGAAGTTGCCAGCCTAGAAGCTGATGTCTGGGTGGATTTTACAACGCCAAAATTTGCCTATGAAAATACTCGTTTTGCCTTGGAAAATGGTTTCGCACCTGTGGTTGGAACGACAGGATTTACCCCTGAAGAAATCGAGGAATTGACTGCCTTATCTGCTGAGAAGGGTTTGGGCGGCTTGATTGCTCCTAACTTTGCTATTGGCGCTATCTTGCTCATGCAATTTGCAGCACAGGCAGCCAAGTATTTCCCAAATCTTGAAATCATCGAATTACACCACGATAAGAAGAAGGATGCACCGAGTGGTACTGCTGTCAAAACGGCCGAACTCATTTCACAAGTCCGTCAGTCACAGACACAAGGTGCAGCGGATGAAGAAGAACTGATTGCTGGCGCTCGCGGTGCAGAATTTGACGGCTTCCGTATCCACTCAGTACGCTTGCCAGGCCTTGTTGCCCATCAGGAAGTGATTTTTGGTGCGCAAGGTGAAGGCTTGACCATTCGTCATGACTCTTATGATCGTATTTCCTTTATGGGCGGTGTCAATCTCGGCATTAAAGAGGTAGTCAAACGCTCACAACTCGTTTATGGTTTGGAACACTTATTATGA
- a CDS encoding EDD domain protein, translating to MKLAVITDSSAVLNVQSIERDDLFVLSIPVSIDGENYIEGQNLTVEEFYQKMASSKELPKTSQPSLMELEEILRGLKDKGYTHALGLFLSSGISGFYQNIQYLADEFEGLTIAFPDTKITSAPLGMMVENVLKWADSGLSFEEITGKLDQEIGKTTAFIMVDDLNHLVKGGRLSNGAALLGNLLSIKPILYFTGEGKIEVYEKVRTEKKAIKRLLEILQEQTTEGQYQIAIIHANAPEKAENFKQQLEEAGVGSDWPIVSFGSVIGTHLGEGAVAFGISPIIE from the coding sequence ATGAAATTAGCAGTTATAACTGACTCATCGGCTGTTTTGAATGTCCAAAGTATTGAGCGGGATGACCTGTTTGTCCTAAGTATTCCAGTCAGCATCGATGGGGAAAATTATATCGAAGGGCAAAATTTGACGGTTGAAGAGTTTTATCAAAAAATGGCTTCATCGAAAGAATTACCTAAAACAAGTCAACCGAGTTTGATGGAATTGGAAGAAATTCTTAGAGGCTTGAAAGATAAAGGCTATACACACGCACTTGGCTTATTCTTGTCATCAGGTATTTCAGGTTTTTATCAAAATATTCAATATTTGGCTGATGAATTTGAAGGATTAACCATTGCCTTTCCAGATACCAAAATCACATCGGCTCCTTTAGGCATGATGGTAGAAAATGTTCTCAAATGGGCTGACTCTGGACTTAGTTTTGAAGAAATTACTGGGAAATTGGACCAAGAAATTGGGAAGACAACAGCCTTTATCATGGTCGATGACCTCAATCACTTGGTAAAAGGTGGTCGCTTGTCCAATGGTGCAGCCTTGTTAGGCAATCTCTTGAGCATCAAACCGATTCTGTATTTTACAGGTGAGGGTAAGATTGAAGTGTATGAAAAAGTGCGGACTGAGAAAAAGGCCATTAAACGCCTCTTGGAAATCCTCCAAGAACAAACGACCGAAGGACAATATCAGATTGCTATCATTCATGCCAACGCACCTGAAAAGGCTGAAAACTTTAAACAGCAATTGGAAGAAGCAGGTGTCGGTAGCGATTGGCCAATCGTGTCATTTGGTTCAGTTATCGGTACACACTTGGGAGAAGGGGCAGTGGCCTTTGGTATTTCTCCCATTATTGAATAG
- a CDS encoding DUF1149 domain-containing protein, which translates to MEIIRDKEFVNQYHFDARNHAWEKENGIPETKLKVDFQLIEQNRAENRTSMITILRFMIVLEHFVISGAMSQAVHLPNRLVEEPTEFTDEEKRVLVEPLLDILKRMTYEVTEIAFDAPGVNLEF; encoded by the coding sequence ATGGAAATCATTCGCGATAAAGAATTTGTCAATCAGTATCATTTTGATGCCCGCAATCACGCGTGGGAAAAAGAGAACGGAATTCCGGAAACAAAATTGAAAGTTGACTTTCAATTGATTGAGCAAAATCGTGCGGAAAATCGAACATCCATGATTACCATTTTGCGCTTTATGATTGTACTAGAACATTTTGTGATTTCAGGTGCCATGAGTCAGGCCGTTCACTTACCAAATCGATTGGTAGAAGAGCCAACTGAATTTACTGATGAGGAAAAACGTGTTTTGGTAGAGCCTCTTTTGGACATTTTAAAACGAATGACTTATGAGGTTACTGAAATCGCCTTTGATGCACCAGGAGTGAATTTGGAGTTTTAA
- a CDS encoding PTS fructose transporter subunit IIC, which produces MKIQDVLKKDVMLLDLQATSKEAVIDEMIASLVEKGYVTDFDVFKTGIMNREAQTTTGLGDGIAMPHAKNAAVKEATVLFAKSNKGVDYASLDGQPTDLFFMIAAPEGANDTHLAALAELSKYLMKAGFADRLRAATNPEEVIAVFDTAETADKATEEVVAAPSGDRPFIVAVTACTTGIAHTYMAEEALKKQAAEMGVDIKVETNGASGVGNKLTAEDIENAAGVIIAADKAVDMPRFNGKPLVSRPVAAGIKQPEELINIILDGKASAYTATEGAATVESSEKLSLGKAFYKHLMSGVSQMLPFVIGGGILIALAFLFDNLLGVPSDSLSNLGSYNEIASMFMKVGQAAFGFMLPLLAGYIAYSIAEKPGLVAGFVAGAIANSGLAFGKIPYAAGGEETLALAGVSSGFLGALVGGFLAGGVVLVLRNALRNLPKSLQGLNAILLLPLLGTAITGFLMFFVNIPMAAINTGMNNFLAGLEGSSAILLGLVLGGMMAVDMGGPVNKAAYVFGTGTLAATVSNGGSVAMAAVMAGGMVPPLAIFVATLLFKNKFTQEERNSGLTNIVMGLSFITEGAIPFGAADPARAIPSFIAGSALAGALVGLSGIQLMAPHGGIFVIALTSNPLLYLAYVAIGAVVSGVLYGVLRKAK; this is translated from the coding sequence ATGCCACATGCTAAGAATGCAGCTGTAAAAGAGGCAACTGTTCTCTTTGCTAAATCAAATAAGGGTGTTGATTACGCAAGTCTTGACGGTCAACCAACTGACTTGTTCTTCATGATTGCAGCTCCAGAAGGTGCAAACGATACACACTTGGCTGCCCTTGCTGAATTGTCAAAATACTTGATGAAAGCTGGTTTTGCAGATAGACTTCGTGCGGCAACAAATCCAGAAGAAGTGATTGCAGTATTCGATACAGCTGAAACCGCTGACAAGGCAACTGAAGAAGTAGTTGCAGCTCCAAGTGGTGACCGTCCATTTATCGTTGCTGTTACAGCATGTACAACAGGTATTGCTCACACATACATGGCGGAAGAAGCACTTAAGAAGCAGGCGGCTGAAATGGGTGTTGACATCAAGGTTGAAACAAACGGTGCTTCAGGTGTTGGAAACAAACTAACCGCTGAAGATATCGAGAATGCGGCAGGTGTTATCATCGCAGCAGATAAGGCTGTTGATATGCCTCGTTTCAATGGTAAGCCATTGGTATCTCGTCCAGTTGCAGCTGGTATCAAACAACCAGAAGAATTGATTAACATCATCTTGGATGGTAAAGCTTCAGCCTACACAGCGACAGAAGGAGCAGCTACTGTGGAATCTTCAGAAAAACTAAGTCTTGGTAAAGCCTTCTATAAACACTTGATGAGCGGTGTTTCTCAAATGTTGCCATTCGTTATTGGTGGCGGTATCTTGATTGCCCTTGCTTTCTTGTTTGATAACTTGCTTGGTGTACCAAGCGACAGCCTTAGTAACTTAGGATCTTATAATGAAATAGCTTCTATGTTCATGAAGGTTGGTCAGGCAGCCTTCGGTTTCATGTTGCCACTTCTTGCAGGGTATATTGCTTACTCTATCGCTGAAAAACCAGGTTTGGTTGCAGGTTTCGTAGCTGGTGCCATCGCCAACAGCGGTCTTGCATTTGGCAAAATCCCTTACGCAGCTGGTGGTGAAGAAACCCTTGCCCTTGCTGGTGTATCATCTGGTTTCTTGGGTGCTCTTGTTGGTGGTTTCCTTGCTGGTGGTGTAGTTCTTGTTCTTCGCAACGCTTTGCGCAACCTTCCAAAATCACTTCAAGGTTTGAACGCTATCTTGCTCTTGCCACTTTTAGGTACAGCTATCACTGGTTTCTTGATGTTCTTTGTCAACATCCCAATGGCAGCAATCAACACAGGTATGAACAACTTCCTTGCAGGTCTTGAAGGTAGCTCTGCTATTCTCCTCGGCCTTGTCCTCGGTGGTATGATGGCAGTTGATATGGGTGGCCCAGTTAACAAGGCAGCTTATGTCTTTGGTACTGGTACACTTGCAGCAACAGTTTCAAATGGCGGTTCAGTTGCTATGGCAGCAGTTATGGCCGGTGGTATGGTTCCTCCGTTGGCAATCTTTGTAGCGACACTCTTGTTCAAGAACAAGTTCACGCAAGAAGAGCGTAACTCAGGTTTGACAAACATCGTTATGGGTCTTTCATTCATCACTGAAGGTGCAATTCCATTCGGTGCTGCTGACCCAGCTCGTGCAATCCCAAGCTTTATCGCTGGTTCTGCCCTTGCAGGTGCCTTGGTTGGTTTGTCAGGCATCCAATTGATGGCTCCTCACGGTGGTATCTTCGTTATCGCTTTGACTTCTAACCCACTTCTTTACCTTGCTTATGTAGCAATTGGTGCAGTAGTATCAGGTGTTCTTTACGGCGTACTTCGTAAAGCTAAATAA